The Shewanella zhangzhouensis genome has a window encoding:
- a CDS encoding peptidylprolyl isomerase produces MKKIIGLLIGMNLVACGGGSDDPAPEVPDTPVVFKADACYLMSTNLGDITLAIDTTNTPITGNNFKQYVDKGFYDGTLFHRAVNNFVIQGGGYTSGLVPKDTDAAIKNEASVGFSNDRGTLAMARTAAPDTATSQFFINVLDNPQLDYSASSYGYAVFGKVLSGMEVVDQISIAPVHNVNGFSDVPVDEVVIESVTEMNCPAS; encoded by the coding sequence ATGAAAAAAATCATAGGATTGTTAATCGGCATGAACCTGGTCGCCTGTGGCGGTGGCAGTGATGACCCGGCGCCGGAAGTACCGGATACCCCGGTCGTATTTAAAGCCGATGCCTGTTATCTGATGAGCACCAATCTTGGTGACATAACACTTGCCATCGACACGACCAATACCCCCATCACCGGCAATAACTTCAAACAATATGTCGACAAAGGCTTTTACGATGGCACCCTGTTCCACCGCGCGGTAAATAACTTCGTCATCCAGGGCGGTGGATATACCAGCGGTCTCGTGCCAAAAGACACGGATGCGGCGATTAAAAACGAAGCCAGCGTGGGCTTCAGTAACGATCGCGGCACCCTGGCCATGGCTCGCACTGCTGCACCGGATACGGCCACCTCGCAGTTTTTCATCAACGTACTGGATAATCCCCAGCTTGATTATTCTGCCAGCAGCTATGGCTATGCGGTATTTGGCAAGGTACTGTCCGGAATGGAAGTGGTTGACCAAATCAGTATCGCCCCTGTCCACAACGTAAACGGCTTCAGCGATGTGCCTGTGGATGAAGTCGTGATTGAATCGGTAACCGAGATGAATTGCCCTGCCAGCTGA
- a CDS encoding GNAT family N-acetyltransferase, with product MIKLAKSNVTEVDVFVAMESTPDTAMYVLPYTREKHLAEMVKDEVCYLTIYHRERVAGFIILAIEGSSVEFRRIVVHRKGLGTGQQAMQAMEEYCLRHLGADRIWLDVFAENEPGIHIYKKQGYQQFDVVEHNGRALLLFEKKL from the coding sequence TTGATTAAGTTAGCCAAATCAAATGTAACCGAGGTAGACGTATTCGTAGCAATGGAAAGCACCCCGGACACGGCAATGTACGTGCTGCCCTACACCCGAGAGAAGCACCTGGCCGAAATGGTAAAAGACGAGGTTTGCTACCTGACTATCTATCACCGGGAGCGGGTTGCCGGCTTTATTATCCTGGCCATTGAGGGCTCCAGTGTGGAATTCAGGCGAATTGTGGTGCATCGCAAGGGGCTGGGCACAGGACAGCAAGCCATGCAGGCAATGGAGGAGTACTGCCTACGACATCTTGGGGCTGACAGGATATGGCTGGATGTATTCGCTGAGAACGAACCTGGTATACACATCTACAAAAAGCAGGGTTACCAGCAATTTGATGTTGTTGAGCACAATGGCAGAGCCTTGCTGCTATTTGAAAAGAAGCTATAA
- a CDS encoding isocitrate dehydrogenase: protein MSKRTITVIPGDGIGPSIIDSALKILDKAGCDFEYEFADAGLTALEKHGELLPQRTLDLIEKNRITLKGPLTTPVGEGFTSINVTLRKKFSLYANVRPVNSFKGTQARYENIDIITVRENTEGMYSGYGQKVSDDGSTAEATSIITRQGAEQITTFAYELARKEGRKKVTIVHKANIMKSTSGLFLKVAREVSQRYPDITTEEMIVDATCMKLVMNPENFDVIVTTNLFGDILSDLCAGLVGGLGMAPGANIGASAAIFEAVHGSAPDIAGKNLANPTSVILASVQMLEYLGMADKAAAIRNAVAAVIEEGDRTTRDLGGTHGTTDFTQAVLDRLA from the coding sequence ATGTCTAAAAGAACGATTACCGTAATCCCAGGTGATGGGATCGGCCCAAGCATCATCGACTCCGCTCTGAAAATCCTCGACAAGGCGGGTTGCGACTTCGAATATGAATTTGCCGATGCTGGCCTGACGGCTCTGGAAAAGCATGGTGAACTGCTGCCTCAGCGTACGCTGGATCTTATCGAAAAGAACCGTATTACCCTGAAAGGCCCACTGACCACTCCCGTTGGTGAAGGCTTTACCTCCATCAACGTTACCCTGCGTAAAAAGTTCAGCCTGTATGCCAACGTGCGCCCAGTGAACTCTTTCAAGGGAACCCAGGCCAGATACGAAAATATCGACATCATCACTGTCCGTGAAAATACCGAAGGCATGTACTCCGGTTACGGCCAGAAAGTATCAGATGACGGCAGTACTGCCGAAGCCACCAGCATTATCACCCGTCAGGGTGCTGAGCAGATCACCACTTTTGCCTACGAGCTGGCCCGCAAGGAAGGCCGTAAGAAAGTGACCATAGTGCACAAGGCCAACATCATGAAGTCCACCTCAGGCCTGTTCCTGAAAGTGGCCCGTGAAGTAAGCCAGCGCTATCCCGACATCACCACCGAAGAAATGATCGTGGACGCCACCTGCATGAAGCTGGTGATGAACCCAGAAAACTTCGACGTGATTGTAACCACCAACCTGTTTGGTGACATCCTGTCAGATCTGTGTGCCGGTCTTGTGGGTGGTCTGGGTATGGCGCCCGGAGCCAACATCGGTGCCAGTGCGGCCATTTTTGAAGCCGTACACGGCAGCGCTCCGGACATTGCCGGTAAAAACCTGGCTAACCCCACTTCCGTGATCCTGGCTTCTGTACAGATGCTGGAATATCTCGGCATGGCTGACAAAGCTGCGGCTATCCGCAATGCCGTTGCGGCTGTGATTGAAGAAGGCGACCGTACTACCCGCGATCTCGGCGGTACCCACGGTACCACCGACTTCACTCAAGCGGTCCTCGACAGACTCGCCTGA